Proteins encoded within one genomic window of Pectobacterium araliae:
- a CDS encoding glutamate synthase small subunit, which produces MSQNVYQFIDLQRVDPPKKPLKIRKIEFVEIYEPFSESQSKAQADRCLSCGNPYCEWKCPVHNYIPNWLKLANEGRIIEAAELSHQTNSLPEVCGRVCPQDRLCEGSCTLNDEFGAVTIGNIERYINDKAIEMGWKPSVANVKPTGKRVAIIGAGPAGLACADVLARSGVQAVVFDRHPEIGGLLTFGIPSFKLEKEVMVKRREIFSEMGIEFRLNTEVGKDVQMKALLDEYDAVFLGVGTYQSMRGGLDNEDAQGVYDALPFLIANTKQLMGFEAAIDEPYISMQGKRVVVLGGGDTAMDCVRTSVRQGSTHVTCAYRRDEENMPGSKREVKNAREEGVEFKFNLQPLSVEINGAGKVCGVKMARTALGAPDANGRRRPEIVEGSEHVLEADAVIMAFGFRPHKMAWLAEHDVKLDDQGRIVAPESCDNAFQTSNPKIFAGGDAVRGSDLVVTAIAEGRKAADGIMNYLEV; this is translated from the coding sequence ATGAGTCAGAATGTTTACCAGTTTATCGACTTACAGCGCGTTGATCCGCCCAAGAAACCGCTGAAGATTCGTAAAATTGAATTTGTTGAGATCTACGAACCATTCTCAGAAAGCCAGTCCAAAGCACAGGCAGATCGCTGCCTGTCATGCGGTAACCCTTACTGTGAATGGAAATGTCCGGTACATAACTACATCCCGAACTGGCTGAAGCTGGCGAACGAAGGCCGTATTATCGAAGCGGCTGAGTTATCGCACCAAACCAACAGCCTGCCGGAAGTCTGCGGTCGCGTGTGCCCGCAGGACCGTTTGTGTGAAGGATCTTGTACGCTGAATGATGAGTTCGGCGCGGTCACCATCGGCAACATCGAACGCTATATCAATGATAAAGCGATAGAAATGGGCTGGAAGCCGAGCGTTGCCAACGTCAAACCAACCGGCAAACGCGTCGCCATCATTGGTGCGGGTCCGGCTGGGCTGGCGTGTGCCGACGTGCTGGCTCGCAGTGGCGTACAGGCTGTGGTTTTCGATCGTCACCCTGAAATCGGCGGCTTGCTGACCTTCGGTATTCCCTCTTTCAAGCTGGAAAAAGAGGTGATGGTAAAACGTCGTGAAATTTTCTCCGAAATGGGAATCGAATTCCGTCTGAATACCGAAGTTGGCAAAGACGTGCAGATGAAGGCGCTGCTGGACGAATACGATGCCGTCTTCCTCGGCGTCGGTACCTATCAGTCTATGCGTGGCGGATTGGACAATGAAGATGCTCAGGGCGTCTACGATGCGCTGCCGTTCCTGATTGCCAACACCAAGCAACTGATGGGCTTTGAAGCCGCAATTGATGAGCCTTACATCAGCATGCAGGGTAAACGCGTTGTGGTGTTGGGCGGTGGTGACACCGCGATGGACTGCGTGCGTACTTCGGTTCGTCAGGGTTCAACGCATGTTACCTGTGCCTATCGTCGTGATGAAGAGAACATGCCGGGTTCCAAGCGCGAAGTGAAAAACGCGCGTGAAGAAGGTGTCGAGTTCAAGTTCAACCTGCAACCGTTAAGCGTCGAGATCAATGGCGCGGGCAAAGTATGCGGCGTGAAAATGGCGCGTACCGCGCTGGGCGCACCGGATGCCAACGGCCGTCGTCGTCCTGAAATCGTAGAGGGCTCCGAGCATGTTCTGGAAGCCGATGCGGTCATCATGGCGTTCGGCTTCCGTCCGCACAAAATGGCGTGGCTGGCAGAACATGACGTCAAGCTGGACGATCAAGGCCGTATTGTTGCACCGGAAAGCTGCGATAACGCGTTCCAGACCAGCAACCCGAAAATTTTTGCAGGCGGCGATGCGGTACGTGGTTCCGATCTGGTGGTGACAGCCATCGCAGAAGGCCGTAAAGCCGCTGACGGCATCATGAACTATCTGGAAGTGTAG
- a CDS encoding (S)-acetoin forming diacetyl reductase — protein MTTEVALVTGAGQGIGRAIALRLAKDGFAVAIVDYNQETARSVAQEIEKSGGQAIALQADVADREAVFAAVAATKERFGDFNVIVNNAGVAPSTLIEDITPDVVDRVYNINVKGVIWGIQAALDAFKSLGHGGKIINACSQAGHVGNPELAVYSSSKFAVRGLTQTAARDLAPLGITVNGYCPGIVKTPMWDEIDRKISESAGKPRGYATEEFAKRITLGRLSEPEDVAACVSYLASHDSDYMTGQSLLIDGGMVFN, from the coding sequence ATGACAACCGAAGTGGCACTTGTAACAGGGGCTGGTCAGGGGATTGGCCGCGCGATTGCACTCAGATTGGCGAAGGACGGGTTTGCCGTCGCCATCGTGGACTATAACCAAGAAACCGCACGCAGTGTGGCGCAGGAAATCGAAAAATCCGGCGGGCAGGCCATCGCACTACAGGCAGACGTCGCGGATCGTGAGGCCGTTTTCGCTGCTGTCGCCGCAACCAAAGAGCGCTTTGGTGACTTTAACGTCATCGTCAATAACGCCGGTGTTGCCCCTTCAACCCTGATTGAAGACATCACGCCAGACGTTGTCGATCGCGTTTATAACATCAACGTCAAAGGTGTGATCTGGGGAATTCAGGCTGCGCTCGATGCCTTCAAATCTCTGGGTCACGGCGGCAAAATTATCAACGCCTGTTCGCAGGCTGGGCATGTGGGCAACCCTGAGCTCGCCGTCTACAGCTCAAGCAAATTCGCGGTTCGTGGCTTAACGCAAACTGCCGCACGCGATTTAGCGCCGCTGGGCATCACGGTCAATGGCTACTGTCCGGGTATCGTAAAAACGCCAATGTGGGATGAAATCGATCGGAAGATCTCTGAATCAGCAGGGAAACCGCGTGGATATGCAACGGAAGAGTTCGCCAAACGCATCACACTGGGTCGCCTGTCAGAGCCAGAAGATGTCGCTGCCTGCGTGTCTTATTTGGCCAGCCACGATTCCGACTATATGACAGGACAGTCGTTGCTCATTGATGGCGGAATGGTGTTCAATTAA
- the gltB gene encoding glutamate synthase large subunit — protein MLYDASQERDNCGFGLIAHIEGEPSHKVVRTAIHALARMQHRGAILADGKTGDGCGLLLQKPDRFFRLVAEEHGWRLAKNYAVGMMFLNQDEELARATRRIVEEELQNETLSVLGWREVPTNPDVLGEIALSSMPRIEQIFVNAPAGWRQRDMERRLFMARRRIEKRIEDKEFYVCSFSNLVTIYKGLCMPADLPRFYLDLADLRMESAICLFHQRFSTNTVPRWPLAQPFRYLAHNGEINTIAGNRQWARARAYKFKTPLIPDLQDAAPFVNETGSDSSSLDNMLELFLSGGMDIIRAMRLLVPPAWQNNPDMDPELRSFFDFNSMHMEPWDGPAGIVMSDGRYAACNLDRNGLRPARYVITKDKLITCASEVGIWDYQPDEVVEKGRVGPGELMVIDTRSGRILHSAETDNDLKSRHPYKEWMEKNVKRLVPFEELPDDQVGSREFDNELLETYQKQYGYSSEELDQVIRVLGENGQEATGSMGDDTPFAVLSSRPRIIYDYFRQQFAQVTNPPIDPLREAHVMSLATSIGREMNVFCEAEGQAHRLSFKSPILLYSDFTQLTSQDELHYRADTLDLTFDPSQQTLQQTIEKLCDEAESKVRDGAVLLVLSDRGISESRLPVPAPMAVGAVQRRLVEKSLRCDANIIVETASARDPHHFAVLLGFGATAIYPYLAYETLARMVDNHTIDKPYRTVMLNYRNGINKGLYKIMSKMGISTIASYRCSKLFEAVGLHKDVSTQCFLGVVSRIGGANYSDFEQDLLNLSKRAWLKRKTLEQGGLLKFVHGGEYHAYNPDVVTTLQTAVKSGEYSDYEQYAKLVNERPAATLRDLLALKPQEGAAIAIDSVEPASEMFKRFDTAAMSIGALSPEAHESLAEAMNGLGGFSNSGEGGEDPARYGTNKVSRIKQVASGRFGVTPAYLVNADVIQIKVAQGAKPGEGGQLPGDKVTPYIARLRYSVPGVTLISPPPHHDIYSIEDLAQLIFDLKQVNPKAMISVKLVSEPGVGTIATGVAKAYADLITIAGYDGGTGASPLSSVKYAGCPWELGLVETQQALVSNGLRHKIRLQVDGGLKTGLDIVKAAILGAESFGFGTGPMVALGCKYLRICHLNNCATGVATQDEKLRRDHYHGLPERVTNYFHFIAHETRVLMAELGVSRLVDLIGRTDLLVELDGFSAKQNKLDLSPLLHAAQPQPGKALYCTESNLSFDKGLLNKELLAQAQPHIDAKQGKALYFDIRNTDRSVGATLSGAIAEKHGDQGLAGDPIKAHFSGTAGQSFGVWNAGGLELKLTGDANDYVGKGMAGGSISVRPPVGSAFRSHEASIIGNTCLYGATGGKLFAAGRAGERFAVRNSGCITVVEGIGDNGCEYMTGGIVCVLGRTGVNFGAGMTGGFAYVLDEDGEFRKRVNSELVEVLDVEELAIHEEHLRGLITEHVQNTGSHRGEEILANWPTWAPKFALVKPKSSDVKALLGHRSRSAAELRVQAQ, from the coding sequence ATGTTGTACGATGCATCCCAAGAGAGAGATAACTGTGGTTTCGGACTAATCGCCCATATAGAAGGTGAGCCGAGCCACAAAGTAGTGCGTACCGCCATTCACGCACTCGCACGCATGCAGCACCGTGGCGCGATCCTTGCTGACGGCAAGACTGGCGACGGCTGCGGTTTATTACTTCAGAAGCCCGATCGTTTCTTTCGTCTGGTGGCGGAAGAGCACGGCTGGCGTTTAGCCAAAAACTACGCCGTTGGCATGATGTTCCTCAATCAAGACGAAGAACTGGCTCGCGCTACGCGTCGGATTGTAGAAGAAGAGTTGCAGAATGAAACGCTGTCCGTACTGGGCTGGCGTGAAGTGCCGACCAACCCGGATGTCCTGGGTGAAATAGCCCTGTCGTCTATGCCGCGTATTGAGCAAATTTTCGTTAACGCCCCGGCTGGCTGGCGCCAACGTGATATGGAACGTCGCCTGTTTATGGCGCGCCGCCGTATCGAAAAACGTATCGAAGACAAAGAGTTCTACGTTTGTAGTTTCTCCAATCTGGTGACGATCTATAAAGGTCTGTGCATGCCAGCGGATCTGCCACGTTTCTACCTCGATCTGGCCGATCTGCGTATGGAATCAGCAATTTGCCTGTTCCACCAGCGCTTCTCAACCAACACTGTGCCGCGCTGGCCGCTGGCGCAGCCATTCCGCTATCTGGCGCACAACGGTGAAATCAACACGATTGCCGGTAACCGCCAATGGGCGCGTGCGCGTGCTTACAAATTCAAAACTCCACTGATTCCAGATTTGCAGGATGCCGCACCGTTCGTTAACGAAACCGGCTCCGACTCCAGCTCGCTGGACAACATGCTGGAATTGTTCCTGAGCGGCGGGATGGATATCATCCGTGCTATGCGCCTGCTGGTTCCGCCAGCCTGGCAGAACAACCCAGATATGGATCCTGAGCTACGCTCATTCTTCGACTTTAACTCCATGCACATGGAACCGTGGGATGGCCCGGCCGGTATCGTGATGTCCGACGGGCGCTATGCCGCCTGTAACCTGGATCGTAACGGCCTGCGCCCTGCGCGCTATGTCATCACCAAAGACAAGCTGATCACCTGCGCCTCTGAAGTGGGTATCTGGGATTATCAGCCGGATGAAGTGGTTGAAAAAGGCCGCGTCGGCCCGGGCGAGCTGATGGTAATCGACACCCGCAGCGGCCGCATCTTGCACTCTGCCGAAACCGATAACGATCTGAAAAGCCGCCACCCTTACAAAGAGTGGATGGAGAAAAACGTTAAGCGTCTGGTGCCGTTTGAAGAGTTGCCAGACGATCAGGTCGGTAGCCGTGAATTCGACAACGAACTGCTGGAAACCTACCAGAAACAGTACGGCTACAGCAGCGAAGAGCTGGATCAGGTTATCCGTGTGCTGGGTGAAAATGGTCAGGAAGCGACCGGTTCCATGGGTGACGACACGCCGTTCGCCGTGCTGTCCAGCCGTCCACGCATCATTTATGACTACTTCCGCCAGCAGTTCGCGCAGGTGACCAACCCGCCGATCGATCCGCTGCGTGAAGCGCATGTGATGTCGCTGGCGACCAGCATTGGTCGTGAAATGAACGTCTTCTGTGAAGCGGAAGGCCAGGCTCACCGTCTGAGCTTTAAATCGCCGATCCTGCTTTACTCCGACTTCACACAGTTGACGTCACAGGATGAACTGCACTATCGCGCCGACACGCTGGATCTGACGTTTGATCCGTCGCAGCAAACGCTGCAACAGACCATCGAGAAACTGTGTGACGAAGCAGAAAGCAAGGTCAGAGACGGTGCCGTTCTGCTGGTGCTGTCTGACCGTGGCATTAGCGAATCTCGCCTGCCTGTCCCTGCGCCGATGGCCGTGGGTGCCGTTCAGCGCCGTCTGGTAGAAAAGAGCCTGCGCTGTGATGCCAACATCATTGTGGAAACCGCCAGTGCGCGCGATCCGCACCACTTTGCCGTGCTGTTAGGCTTTGGTGCCACGGCTATCTACCCTTACCTCGCCTACGAAACGCTGGCGCGGATGGTAGATAACCACACCATCGACAAACCTTATCGTACTGTGATGCTGAACTACCGTAATGGCATCAATAAAGGCCTGTACAAGATTATGTCCAAAATGGGCATCTCGACGATTGCGTCTTATCGCTGTTCCAAGCTGTTTGAGGCCGTGGGTCTGCATAAAGATGTGTCGACGCAATGCTTCCTGGGCGTCGTCAGCCGCATCGGTGGGGCAAACTACAGCGACTTCGAACAAGACCTGCTGAACCTGTCCAAACGTGCCTGGCTGAAGCGCAAAACGCTGGAACAGGGCGGTCTGCTGAAGTTTGTTCACGGCGGCGAATACCATGCCTACAACCCGGATGTTGTCACTACGCTGCAAACCGCAGTGAAATCCGGTGAGTACAGCGATTACGAGCAATACGCCAAACTGGTTAACGAGCGCCCAGCAGCAACCTTACGCGACCTGCTGGCACTGAAACCGCAAGAAGGCGCGGCTATCGCGATCGACAGCGTTGAGCCGGCCTCTGAAATGTTCAAACGCTTCGATACCGCGGCCATGTCCATCGGTGCACTCAGCCCCGAAGCGCATGAATCGCTGGCTGAAGCGATGAACGGACTGGGCGGTTTCTCTAACTCCGGTGAGGGCGGCGAAGATCCCGCTCGTTACGGCACCAATAAGGTGTCCCGTATCAAGCAGGTTGCTTCTGGTCGCTTTGGTGTGACGCCAGCCTATCTGGTTAACGCCGATGTGATTCAGATTAAAGTGGCACAGGGCGCGAAGCCGGGCGAAGGCGGTCAGTTACCGGGTGATAAAGTCACGCCGTACATTGCCCGACTGCGTTATTCCGTGCCGGGCGTGACGCTGATTTCACCCCCGCCGCACCACGATATTTACTCTATCGAAGATCTGGCACAGCTGATTTTCGATCTGAAGCAAGTTAACCCGAAAGCGATGATTTCGGTCAAACTGGTGTCCGAACCGGGCGTCGGGACTATCGCCACGGGCGTTGCCAAGGCATATGCCGACCTGATCACCATCGCCGGTTACGATGGCGGCACAGGTGCCAGTCCGCTGTCCTCCGTAAAATACGCGGGCTGTCCGTGGGAACTGGGGCTGGTTGAAACGCAGCAGGCTCTGGTATCCAACGGCCTGCGCCACAAAATCCGCCTTCAGGTGGACGGTGGCTTGAAAACGGGTCTGGATATCGTCAAAGCAGCGATTTTGGGCGCGGAAAGCTTCGGCTTCGGCACTGGACCGATGGTGGCGTTGGGTTGTAAATACCTGCGTATCTGTCACCTGAATAACTGTGCGACAGGCGTTGCAACGCAGGATGAGAAGCTGCGCCGCGATCACTACCACGGCTTGCCTGAGCGTGTAACCAACTACTTCCACTTCATCGCGCATGAAACTCGTGTGTTGATGGCAGAACTGGGCGTCAGCCGTCTGGTGGACCTGATTGGTCGTACCGACCTGCTGGTTGAGCTGGACGGCTTCAGTGCGAAACAGAACAAGCTGGATCTGTCGCCGCTGTTGCACGCCGCACAGCCTCAGCCGGGCAAGGCGCTGTACTGCACGGAAAGCAATCTGTCGTTCGATAAAGGCTTGCTGAACAAAGAGCTGCTGGCTCAGGCGCAGCCGCATATCGATGCGAAACAGGGCAAAGCGCTCTACTTCGATATCCGCAACACCGATCGCTCCGTCGGCGCGACGCTGTCCGGTGCGATTGCCGAGAAACATGGCGATCAAGGGCTGGCTGGCGATCCGATTAAAGCGCACTTCTCCGGTACCGCAGGACAGAGCTTTGGCGTCTGGAACGCAGGCGGACTAGAGCTGAAATTAACTGGCGATGCCAACGACTACGTGGGCAAAGGCATGGCGGGTGGCAGCATCTCCGTACGTCCTCCGGTGGGTTCCGCCTTCCGCAGCCACGAAGCCAGCATCATCGGTAACACCTGCCTCTACGGCGCTACCGGCGGTAAGCTGTTTGCCGCAGGCCGTGCTGGTGAGCGTTTCGCCGTACGTAACTCCGGCTGTATCACCGTGGTAGAAGGCATCGGCGATAACGGCTGTGAATACATGACGGGCGGTATCGTCTGCGTGCTGGGTCGCACTGGCGTGAACTTTGGCGCAGGGATGACCGGTGGATTCGCCTACGTGCTGGATGAAGACGGTGAATTCCGCAAACGCGTTAACTCGGAACTGGTGGAAGTGCTGGATGTCGAAGAACTGGCTATTCATGAAGAGCATCTGCGTGGCCTGATCACCGAGCACGTGCAGAATACCGGTTCACACCGCGGAGAAGAGATCCTCGCTAACTGGCCGACCTGGGCACCGAAATTTGCTCTGGTGAAACCGAAGTCAAGTGATGTGAAGGCATTGTTGGGTCACCGTAGTCGTTCCGCAGCCGAGCTGCGGGTTCAGGCGCAGTAA